A region from the Volucribacter amazonae genome encodes:
- the tldD gene encoding metalloprotease TldD: MLKQVSDNLLAPSQLSVQDFPQVFDILLQRNVDYADLYFQLSQDESWVLEDGIIKEGGFHIDRGVGVRAISGEKTGFAYSDQINLTSLQQCANAIKGIAQSAQTQAMALRDFALTQAPLRYAAINPLAMEKEQKIEILRLVDRIARAEDPRVTQVSASLTALYEEVLVAVTDGTLAADIRPLVRLSVSVLVEQDGKRERGGAGVGGRVSLDWFLQPYLGEIRAVYFAKEAVRQALVNLSAVAAPAGLMPVVLAAGWPGVLLHEAVGHGLEGDFNRKQSSLFAGKIGELVTSPLCTIVDDGTLPDRRGSLTIDDEGVPSQCNVLIKEGILQGYLQDKMNARLMGVKPTGNGRRESYAHLPMPRMTNTYMLAGQSKFDDLIHSVDYGIYAPHFGGGQVDITSGKFVFSASEAYLIEKGKITKPVKGATLIGSGIEVMQNISMVADQAELDHGIGVCGKEGQSVPVGVGQPALKIDKMTVGGTD, encoded by the coding sequence ATGCTCAAGCAAGTTTCTGACAATTTATTAGCACCGAGCCAGTTGTCGGTGCAGGATTTTCCACAGGTTTTTGATATTCTTTTACAGCGTAATGTTGATTATGCTGATCTCTATTTTCAATTAAGCCAAGATGAAAGTTGGGTTTTAGAGGACGGTATTATCAAAGAAGGGGGCTTTCATATTGATCGTGGGGTTGGTGTGCGAGCCATTAGTGGCGAGAAAACGGGCTTTGCTTATTCTGATCAAATTAATCTAACAAGTTTACAACAATGTGCCAATGCCATTAAAGGGATTGCTCAATCGGCACAAACTCAAGCCATGGCTTTGCGTGATTTTGCGCTAACACAAGCACCGCTACGCTATGCTGCCATTAACCCTTTAGCCATGGAAAAAGAGCAGAAAATTGAGATTTTGCGTTTAGTGGATCGTATTGCTCGTGCGGAAGATCCGAGAGTAACGCAAGTTTCAGCCAGTTTAACAGCATTATATGAAGAAGTGTTAGTGGCAGTCACAGACGGCACTTTAGCCGCAGATATTCGCCCATTAGTGCGTTTGTCGGTATCGGTTTTGGTGGAACAAGACGGCAAGCGTGAGCGTGGTGGGGCTGGTGTTGGTGGACGAGTAAGCCTAGATTGGTTTTTACAACCTTACTTAGGCGAAATCAGAGCGGTCTATTTCGCTAAAGAAGCAGTGCGTCAAGCCTTAGTGAATTTATCGGCAGTGGCTGCCCCCGCTGGGTTAATGCCAGTGGTACTTGCCGCAGGTTGGCCGGGCGTGTTATTACACGAGGCAGTAGGACATGGCTTAGAGGGTGATTTTAATCGTAAACAAAGTTCGTTGTTTGCAGGAAAAATCGGCGAGCTGGTAACTTCGCCATTATGTACCATTGTTGATGACGGTACTTTGCCTGATCGACGTGGATCTTTAACCATTGATGATGAAGGCGTGCCGAGCCAATGTAATGTACTGATTAAAGAGGGTATATTGCAAGGCTATTTACAGGACAAAATGAATGCCCGTTTAATGGGAGTAAAGCCTACTGGCAATGGACGGCGTGAGTCTTATGCTCATTTACCGATGCCAAGAATGACCAATACTTATATGCTTGCAGGACAAAGCAAATTTGATGATTTAATTCATTCAGTGGATTATGGAATTTATGCACCGCATTTTGGCGGTGGGCAAGTGGATATTACTTCGGGAAAATTTGTATTTTCTGCCTCTGAAGCCTATTTAATTGAAAAGGGAAAAATTACCAAACCTGTTAAAGGCGCAACCTTAATCGGCAGTGGTATTGAGGTTATGCAAAATATTTCTATGGTAGCGGATCAGGCTGAATTAGACCATGGCATAGGTGTCTGCGGCAAAGAGGGACAAAGTGTGCCTGTTGGTGTAGGACAACCTGCCCTTAAAATAGATAAAATGACGGTTGGTGGGACGGATTAA